In Candidatus Glassbacteria bacterium, the sequence GTAATTTTGCAATGCGCGCCATTCAGATCAAATAAACGATTGTGGTATTGCGAAACGGAGCCGGATTTTGAGTGAGATACGAACATTGAGCGCCTCTGCGCTGGCGGGCAAGCTGTCCGGCGCAGAGCTGGGCGCCCGCGAGGTCTGCCAGGAGTTCCTGGCGTCGATCGGGGCGGACGGGCACAACTGCCTGATCGGCGTGCGGGCTGAACAAGCACTGGCCGAGGCGGAAGCGGTTGACTCCGCCCGCGCCAGGGGAGAAAAACTCCCGCCAACCGCCGGACTGCCGCTGGTGATCAAGGACAACATGGTGGTGCGCGGCAAGCTGCCCACCACCTGCGGATCTAAAATCCTGTCCAAT encodes:
- a CDS encoding Asp-tRNA(Asn)/Glu-tRNA(Gln) amidotransferase GatCAB subunit A gives rise to the protein MSEIRTLSASALAGKLSGAELGAREVCQEFLASIGADGHNCLIGVRAEQALAEAEAVDSARARGEKLPPTAGLPLVIKDNMVVRGKLPTTCGSKILSN